ATTTCATATTTAGTTAAAATATATGCTAATTGAGCTGCTGAATTAATTAATCCAACGCCTGTTATACAAAACATAATTTCTTCATTTTTATAAATAAGAAATTTTTCTTCTTCTATTTTTTTTAAATTATAAAACGCTATTGAATCTTGTAATTCCTCATGCATAGCTCCAATTATTAATTTCATTAATTATCTCCTTTTACGTAAAAATTATATGTTTTTAAAAGTTTATCTCCAATAGCTTCAATTCCATGAGTTTTAATTGCTACATCATATTGATTTATTAATAATTTAATAAATCCTGTTTTTAAATCTTTAAAACATTCTTCACGATAATATTGAACATCTTCATAATCACGTTCAACACTAATTTTGTCTGCACAAAAAACTATCATATCTAATGTTGTCATTTCTTCACAGCCAACTGTATGGTTATAAACTGCATTAATAATTTCTTCATCATTAATTAATCAATCATATTTTAAATGAAATGCTCCAGTGTATGAATGTCAAACTGGTTTTGGTTCACCAAGTAAAGCTTTTTCATACTTAGTTAAGTATGCAATTTGCTTTTCTTCTGATCATCTCTTTGTTATATCATGTAATGTTCCAGCAACTTTTGCTTTTTGTGGGTCAATATTGTTTAATTCAGCTAATTTAGCAGCCATTTCTCCAACGTTTAAACAATGTTGGTATCTTTGTTCATCCATAAATGGTTTCATTCTTATATCTAGATATAATAAGTGATAATTAATGTAATCGTTAACTTTTGGAATTAATAATTTTAAATCTTCAAGTTCTCTTATTTTAGTTGAACTTAAATAATTGTTTTCAAAATAATAAATTGGCAAGTTGTATTTTTGCGCAACTTCTTTTTTGTAATTATTGCTTCTTTCAAAAACAATAAAATTAACCAAATTAATTAATTCATCAAAATTATTTCATTCTTCTAAACGATTCAAATTATCAGAACCTATTACAAAAGAAAAATCATAATAAGGATACATTTTTTTAAAATGAGAAACAGTTTCATAAGTTGTTGTTACTCTTTGATTATTCATTTCAAATTGATCAATTTTAATGTAATCTTCATTTTCAAAAATTAAATTAAGTAAATTAAGTCTTTCTTCATTTGATGTTTTAGTTGAAGATTTGAAAGGATTTAAGAAGGTAGGGATTATTCAAACTTCTTCAAAACCTAATTTATCATGACATGCTTTAGCCATATTAAAATGGTCAGTATGGACAGGATCAAAACTACCACCAAAAAGTGCTATTTTTTTATTATTTTTCATCTTTTCATCTTTCACTCATAATGTAATCTTTACCTTTTTGAACTTCGGTTTTACTTAAAGTTGGGTAATCTCATTGTCTTAAAATTTCATAAGTTACAATTCCAACAGTATTAGCTACATTAATGCTTCTTGTTTGAGGTGACATTGGCAGTCTAAAAGTGTTTTTATAATTATCTTTTATTATTTGTTTTGGAATTCCTGTTGATTCTTTACCAAACATTACAAAAACAGGTTTCTCATATGAATTAAAATCAAAATCACTATGAGGTTTTTCTCCATATCTTGAAATGCAGAATAAATCAATACTTGGATTTTTTTCACAAAAATCTTCTCAATCATCGTATAACTCATATTCAACTAAATCAAAAGTACCTGCACTTGCACGATTTAACTCCTCTTTTTTGAATATAAAACCTAATGGTTCAATAATATGTAATTTAGCATTAGTAGCAACACATGTTCTAATGATAGCTGCAACATTTTGAGCTATTTCTGGTTCGTATAAAACTATATTAACTTGTCTTTCCATTATTTAATTTCCTTTTCAATTATTTTCTTAATTTCATTTAGTGCATATGCTCTTGCAGAACAATTTATCTTTTCTTCTTCAGTTAATTCAGCGCAATAAACATTGAATGGTTCTGGTTTAAAAATATAGTCATAACCAAAAGTATGATCTGACACTTTTAATTCTTCTCCCATAACACCTTTAGTAACACCTAAAGCTTCAAAACTTTCATTTTGATTGCAATTACAAATTACAATTGCAGTTTGCATGCTCATATTTTTGTTATCTGAATTTTCTGTTTTTTTCATTATCATTTTACATATCTCTTTAAAATCAGTTACTGGATATGCTCATCTTCTTGAATAAACTCCCGGAAAACCATCAAGTGCATCAAAAAAATAACCAGTATCATCTCCAATAGCTCAGCCATTAATATATTTTGAAAGTGCTTCAGCTTTAATTTTTGCGTTCTCTAATAAAGTTTCACCATTTTCTTCTGGTTCAACATATTCTGGTAAGTCTTTAACACTTTTTATTTCATAATCAGGTAGTAGCATTTTAAATTCTTTGATTTTACCCTCATTATTGGTAGCTATTCATAATTCTTTTTTATTCATGACTGCCTTTCTGAGATAATTTGATAATATATATTATATATTTTAGAGGTTTAGGTATAAAAATGAAAGCAGTTCACGGTTTAAGTAATAAAATATTTATTAAAGAAAAAAAAATAATTAAAGAATCTTATCCATATGTTGATAAATACCTTGATAGAGTTAATGAAATTAAGGTTTATGAACAATTAAATTATTTGAAAAATGATTTTATGATTATACCTTTTGAATGAAAACTTAATAAAACACAATTGACATCTAAAACTGAATTTTTTGATAATGCTATAACTCTTCATGAAACAGATATATGTGTTAATAAGATGAAATCAATAATTAAAATAATTAGTAAAATTCATAATCTAGAATTGATTAATATAAAGACATTTGATCCTAAAGAATTCTTAAATTTCTTTATTAAAAATACAAAAGAGTGTTTGTATGATTTAGATTTTATAAAAGAGCAAGTTAACTCAATAATAGATAATTATTGAAGTGATAAGTCTAAACCTGTTTTTTCTCACAATGACTTAGTAAAAGGTAATTTTATTAATTATAAAAAAGGGTGAAAAGTAATTGATTTTGAGTATGCAATGTATAATCACTATTTATTTGATTATGCTAGTTTCGTAAGTGAATCTTTAAATAAAAAAAGATGAAATGTATTTTTAAATTTATTAAATTTATCTCAAACAGAATTAAATAAAATAACTGATTTGATTTTATATCAAAATTACTTATGAATTTATTGGGCAAGTTATATGTTTGAACAAACTAACGATCAAATTTTTAAAGATATAGCCAAAGAAAAATTTGAAAATATAAAATCTTAGCTTTTAACTAAGATTTTTTTATATTTTTGATTTATAAAATGAATTGTTGCCCAAAGAGATATATTTAAATATTTTGAAACAAAGCCATGCGGATACATTATTAAAAGAGCAAATGCTTCTGTAATAAGCCATGTAATTAAAGCTATAAAGAAATTTAATTCATATAGGCCTAAACTATTTGAGTTTTTAAAAACTTTGCTTCAAATAAATTGGTTCATTATGATCTCAAAAATAAAGTGAAATAAATAAACTGGCAATAAAGTTTTAGCAATTAAATTAATAAACTTTTTCTCTTCAATATAAACATTTGTAATTAAAATAAACACAAATATGCTAAATATAACAGGAAAAGGTGTCATTGGTGAATCAAATCCTAATAGTTTAGAAATATTAAAATCTATTCAAAATTGCATTATTTTAAAAATAAAAGAGAATACAACAAACGTAAAACAAACAATTATTGAAGCTTTTATAACACTTTTATTTTTTATTTGTTCTTTTAGAAAAAAAGTCATCCATATACCTACCAAATAGACAGACAAAAAACCTATTATTGTTCCGGCGTTAAATAACTCGTTATTGTTAGATTTTATAAAAGCAAATCTCATAAATAAAAGAAATATAATTCCTGTTAAGCTAACCAATTTATTAACATTTTTTATACCATGAACTAATATTGGAGAAATAGATTTAATAATCAAAAAAGATCATAAATATCATCAATCTCTTCCTCCAAAAGTTAAAGTTCTACTTATACTAATATCAACATTTAAGCCAGAAACAAAAATAATAACCAAAATAACACATATAACTCAATATAAGAAAGTGTCTATGCCAAATTTAAAAAAACCTCTTAAATCTTGTTTAGATGAAATAGTTGCAAGATAAGCAGATATCAAAATAAAAATAGGGACAGGGGAAGCAATTACTACTGAAAAAATACTAAAAATTCAACTATCAAATTGACTGAAATTTTCGTTAAAAACACTTCCCTGATGCAAATATTGATGATATAAAACAACAAATATAGATAAAAATATTTTTAATATATCAAACGCTGAATTTCTTTTTTTCATTATAGCCCCTTTAAAATATTTATTAAGTATATTTAAAGTCAGAAAAAATAAAATAACAAGTCTTGAATTTTAGTCAAAAATCTATTTTAAAACAAATCTTAGTTTTTAACTAAGATTTTTTTATTTACTATTTTATTAACTATAACTATTGATAAATAAGAACATATAATAATTCACATTCAAGTAAATGTTGTATCAGTAAGTCAGTGACTTCCATTAATTAAAAATGATATAACTAAAAATAATTGATGTACAAAGAATAAATAAATTCCAATTATTTTTCCTTTTGACAAATTATTTGGATTTTTAAAATCAATTATAAAAATAAATGCAAATCCACACATTCCCATTTGAGCCATGTGTCCTGATGGAAAAGCATTAGAATTAAATAATTTTTCAAGAGATCAATCTATTTTATTTGGATTACCAATTAAACCATTAAAAATTCATCAAGGTTGAAAACCATCTGGTGATTTAATTCAATTTGGATTAAATTTTATCGCAATTCCATATTTGTCTTCAAACATGTTTACTCTTTCTTTCAAAACAGCTTCAATTGAGTTATAGTAATCTCTTCCCATCAAGATTTTTAATGATCCTACTAATCCATAAGCTAAAAAGAAAAAAACAATTAGTTGAATACATTTAACTCAGTATTTATTTTCATAAAAAAATGGTTTTTTAAATCAAACTAATTTTGCATATAATAGTACGCTTATTAATATAAAGAATTGTAAAATAACTATGATAACTAACAATATTCTAAAATCTTTTGCACTAATAAATTTTTTTATATTAAATTTCAAGATATTTCCTTCAATAGTTTCAACCGTCATATTAAATTTTCATGAACTACTTACTTTTAAAAACATAAAAATAAATCATGTAATCAATATCAAAACAAAAAATATTCAAGATCAAAAGTCTTTGTCTACTCCTTTTTTCTTATTTAGATTTATTAAAATATATTCTATTATAATAAAGGCTATCAATGCAAAAACAATGTATAAATCTGTGTAACCTGATTGTAAATAATAAATTGAAGGATATTTTAGAAAATCAATTTTTAATAACTGTGCAAATATTTCCATTATTTCATAATCGTAAAATGAAGAAAATATGAAAAAAAATAAGTTAAGTAAAAAAATACCTATCAGAGGATAAATAATAAATTTATTTAGTTTATTTTTTTCCCTTAAAAATTCCATTTCTTTGATTATTCCTTAAGCATCGTTTAAGTTTTATTGTAGACAAAAAAAAAAAAAAAAACAATTTTTTGATAAAAAAATGTTTTTGCGTATTATGAGAAAAAACTTGTGGCACCAATAGCAGATGATATTAGTATTCAAAATGGTATTGTAATTATACTTGTTAAAATTGTCAAAGTACCTACATGAGAGGCGATTTTTGGTTCTTTATTGTAAATAATTGCATAACCTACGATTGTGTTTGCTGTTGGTGAAGCTATGATTGCTACACATAATACAAATGCTAGTGAAGTTATACCTTTTCCAGTGGTTATTTTAAGTAATAAACTAAATATGATAAATAATACAACGCAAATTAATGGTGTAATTATATTTTTAACAAAAGTAGCTCATCAAATTAATCATGATTGGAAAGATTCCTTAATTTGACTCTTTGCTAAAACTGCTCCCATTGAAAATCATGCAAGCGGACTAGCTAATGGAGCTAATATGCTTAATATTTGACTTAAACCAGGAATAAATTTATCTACTCTGCTTATTGAATAATACGTATTGTCTATGTGTATTACTTTCACACCTGGAATTAATTGAAATAATCATAAAAATATTCCTATAAATGTAGCTATTATAACTGGGTTTTTAAAAACCTTAAGCATATTCATAAATGAAAACTTTTGATTTTCATCTAACAAACTATTTCGTACTTCGTTTTCATCATATCTTTTCTTTTTCATTATATTATCCGCTGCTGAATACATGAAAATTCAGAAACCAATTAAAAATAATGATGAATATAAATCTATTGACTGCTGTTGATCAGCTGGAGATATTGCTTTTATAATCATTACACCAAAATAAACTGCTGATGAAAAAGCAACACTCATTCCTAATGTATCTTGTAGTGATTTTGTTTTACCTATGAAAAAATATTTGGATCCAAAGGTTAAACTTGTATAAAATATAAAACCTAAAATTGCTACAAAAATAGATTCTCAAATATAATCAGTATTTATATCAATTAAAAAACTTTTAAGTGCTAATGCAGGCAATGCTGCATATAAAATTATCTTAACAACAACTTTTTCTCAATCAGCAAAAATGAGTGTTTTTCTTTCAAATATAAAACCTATAAAAATAATAAACGATGCAGCTATCAGAATACTTCAAAAATTAAAATTTGATAATACGTCTATCATAGCTTTTACTGAACCACTATAAAACATTTTTTTTCTCCAAAACTATATTTATATCAATTATAAAGTATTAATAATTTAATAAGTTATATAAATATAAAAAAAATGAACCTTTGGTCCACTTTGATTAAAATTTAAGTTTTACTAGTTCTCTTGTTGCTGAAGTTAGCATTCTGTAACCATCTTTTAAAACCAAGATATCATCTTCAATTCTAACTCCACCTAATCCTGGAATATAAATACCTGGTTCAATTGTTAAAGTCATGTTTTCTTTTAAAACAGTATTTCCTGCAGCTGAAGCGTATGGTTCTTCATGAATTTCAACTCCATAACCATGACCTAAACCATGAGTAAAGTATCCTGCGTATCCTCTTTTTTCAATAAAATCATACACTTGTTTATGTATCTCTCCAGCATTAACACCCTCAGATACTAAACTTATTCCCAACGATTGTGCTTCATAAACTGCATTATAAATGTCTTCTAATTTAGGGTCAATTTCACCAATAGCAATAGTTCTAGTTTGATCTGAACAATACCCATTATAATAACATCCCATATCAATAGTTACAAGATCTCCGATTTCAATTTTTTTGTCAGTTGGAACAGCATGAGGCATACTTCCGTTTACACCAGATGCAATAATAGTATCAAATGAAATTTTCTCAGCACCTTTTACTAAGAATTCATTATCTATAAATCTTTGTAATTCTTTTTCAGTCATTCCTGGTTTTACGTAGTCAAGAATTGCTTCAAAAACTTCATTTGTAATATCACAAGCCTTTTGCAACTGTTCAATTTCTCATTCATCTTTAACAATTCTAATTTCAGAACAATTTATTGGTACTAAAGTTTGATCTGCAAAAATTGAAGTATATTTTTCAAAATCTGCATAATGTACTCAATCTGATTCAAATCCTAATTTTTTAACATTATGTTGTTTTAATATTTCTTTTATTTGAGTAAATAAATTGTTTGAGAATTCCTTAATTTCTATTTCAGCTGGAATATTTTTTGAATTTCTTGCAGCTGTAATGTATCTTCCATCAACTAATAAATAACTTTTTGTTTTAGTTATTAATAAATATCCTAATGAAGATTTAAATCTTGAAAATCAATATCTGTTTTCAGGTGAGTAAAATAAAATTGCTTCTGCTGAATTAGAGTCTAATAATTGATTTATTATTTCTTGTTTTTTCATAAGTGCTCCTTGTTTTAAATTAATTTTAAATTAAATTTTTATTTAAATAAAAAAATAAAATAGTTAAAACTATTTTTTTTGTTTATGTAATTCGTGTTTGTTACAGTTGCTGCAGAATTTTTTAACTTCTATTTTTTCTTTTTTCTTATCGTTTTTACCAATGTAATTTTCATTTTTACATTCTGTACAACGTAGAATATATTTTTCACGCATAAACGTCACCTCGCTAAACTTTTTTTGTATAGATACAATATCTATTTAATAATATCAATCTTTCTACTTTTTTACAAGTTAGATAGCAAAATATTTCATTATTAAATATTAAATTAGTTATTTTTAATGTTTTATAGTAAAATATTAATAATGATTTTTGTCATTTAACTTAAGGAGGATTTATGAAAAAATTAATAGCTCTTTTAGGAGCGTTTACTTTGACTGCTTCATCAGCATCACTTGTAGTAGCTTGCGGAAATACAGCAATACCAGCTTATGATAATTTTGCAAAACTTGCTAATGCAACTAAACCAACATTAAACGATGAAGGTAGTATCGAACAAAAAGGTTCAACTCTTGTTTACTATATTGGTGCACAAGATAATCTTTCTTCTTTATCATTTGAATATGCATTAAAAGAATCAGTTAATCTTGAACAAAGTGCTTCATTAGATGAAGCTTTTGATAAATTGAATGAATCAAATGCTTCTTCTACAAATACATTTGGAGGAAAATTTAAAGGTATTGGTGAAGCTTTAGGAACTAATAATACAAATGGTACTGATGCTTTAAATTTAGTTGAAACAAATGTTACTTATAATAAGAAAAAAGATTTGTGATATTTTGAAAATCAAACTGAATTAAACACTTTCAGCTATACAGCTACTGGTACTAAAATTGAACTGCACGGAACAACTGTTGATACTGTTGGAGATTTATGAACAGATAAAGCAACTAAGAAAATATTAAACGATTGAATTAAACCTTCAATTGCTAGAATGGTTTATGCTAATATTGATAAACACAACCAATCATGAGATAAAACAAAAGATAAAGCAGAAATAAAAAAAGTTAACGAAGAAATAAATTCAAGAGTTGATGCTATTAAAAATTCAAAAGGACCTTTATTCTTAATTATTAGAAATGGTGAATTTGTAGGTTATTTAGAAGGATTTGAAGCTTATCAACAAGTTAGAAAAGATGGAGATAATCCAGATTTAGGTGAAAGCAATTATCAACAAAATGATCTTATAAATAATTTTATAAATGGTGTGCAAACTATTGTTCATTCTAAAGATATAATGACAGAAACATATAAATCAGGAAATACTAATTATAATTTAAATTCAAGAGCATCTCAATGAAATTGAAAGCATTGAGATAACTGAGTTATAAGAGATTCTAAATCATCATCAGGTTCAGGTTCAGAATCAGGTTCAGAATCAGGATCAGAATCATATTCATACAATTTAAATAAATACTAATAGGGTTGAAATCCTATTTTTTTTATACGCTTATAAACAAAAAAATCAATCCGAAGATTGATTGTGTTTTTTAAATGGTCCCCAAGGCCAGACTTGAACTGGCACGGGAGATAAAGCCCGGTGGATTTTAAGTCCACTGCGTCTACCGATTCCGCCACTTGGGGATGTATATGGTGACTCGCCGGAGGCTCGAACTCCGGACCCACTGGTTAAAAGCCAGTTGCTCTACCGACTGAGCTAGCGAGTCAAAGTTGGTTGGGCTAGCAGGATTCGAACCGGCGCATGAGGGAGTCAAAGTCCCTTGCCTTACCGCTTGGCTATAGCCCAATAAATGGTGGAGGGGGAGGGATTCGAACCCCCGAACCGAAAGGAAGTGGGTTACAGCCACCCGCGTTTGACCGCTTCGCTACCCCTCCATTTAAATGGTGCTGACTAAAGGACTTGAACCTTCGACCTATTGATTACTAGTCAATTGCTCTACCAACTGAGCTAAGTCAGCGATGCCTTTTTTTGCTATCCTCTTTTTACAAGGACATTATTTATTTTATATTATTAAATTTAAATAAACAAGCAAAATTTTAAAAAAAATAACTTTTTTTAAAATTAAAAAAGTTGTTAATCAACAACTTTAAATATATCTTTAATTTTTTTCTTATCTTTTGCTTTTTTAGCCTTAGTTTTACCTGTTTTTTTAAAATCTTCTCTATTTTTTAAGTTAATTTTGTTTATTATTTTGTGATCTAATAACATTTCTTTATCAGCTCATTTTTCCATATTTTCAATAACAACTTTTCTTGTATTTTTTGTTAAGTCTTCTGTTTTTAATGAAATATGTTTTAAAGGCATGATTGGTTTACCAAACACAACTTTGATTTCAATATGTTTTGGTCTGTTTTTACTAAATACTTGGTATGAGTTAATGATTGTTACAGGAACAACAGGGGCATTAGCCATTTGAGCTACTTTTAATGCTGCTGGTTGGAATTCACCCACTTCTTGTGAATGACTTCTTGTTCCTTCAGGGAATATAGCTAGTGAACGTCTAAAATCAACAACTAATTCTTTTCCTTCTTTGAATGCCTCTAATGCACTTCTTGGATTTTTTCTATCTAATGGTATGCAATCCATTAAACGTACAAATCTACCAAACTTTTTATCTTCTCATAATTCTTTTTTAGCAATGAATGCTAATGGTTGTTGTAAGTAAAAGTTATTTAAAGCAACAAGAGCTACTGGATCAAAGTTTGATTGATGATTAGGCGCTAAAATAACACCACGATCTAATCAATTTTCAATTCCTTCACATTTAACTGTAATATCTGAAACATACAATATTCTTTTTGCAGCTTTTTTAACAAAGTTATAACAATATTCTTCTGAAAAGTATCCTGGACTTTTGATGTTTTTTTTGCTAATTTTCTTTGCTTTTCGCATCATGTTTCACATAGGGAATCACATGTATGTCATTTTTCAAAAATTTAATTTTAATTTTTCTTTTTTCTTTTTTGAGTTTTTTTCTTTTTTAACTTTTGGTTCTTGACTTGTTTTTGTTTCAAATACTTGAACAGTTTCAACTGCTTTTGTTTTATTTTCTTTAACTTCAACTTTTTTTACATTTGTTTTTTTAGCTGTTGTTTTTTTAGCTGTTGTTTTTTTAGCTGTTGTAGTTTTATTAGTTGATGTACTTTTTTTAGCCACAGGTTTTTTAGTCTCAGTTTTAATAATTTCTTTTTCTTTAGTCATTTTATTTTCTCCTACTCATGTATTCTACATAAAAGTGCTCTTTTTCCACTATATTTATTTTATCAAAATTATCATAATTAAAGTTTTTGATATGTATATTTCCTTCAAAATGATTTTTGATAACACTTCTTATTATTTCGTCACAGTCATCAAAGAATAGTTCATAAATTTGGCTACCACCTATTATATAAATATCTTTTGATTCCATTCCTTTAAATTTACCAATGATTTCTTCTCTGTTATTTATGAATATTAAATTATCTTTTTCTAAATGCTTATACTTATTTGTATCTCTTGTTAGCACATAATTAATACGATTTGGCAATCCTTTAAAGTTCATCGATTCAAAAGTCTTGCTACCCATTAATACATTTTGATTCAATGTTGTATTTCTAAAATGCTGCATTTCTTCTTTAATTGATCAAGGTAATGAATTATCTTTACCTATCACTCCATCTTTTGTTTGTGCTCAAATCATTTTAATCATTTTGTTTCACCGCCATACCAACTGAGTATTTTTTTTCATGTGAAATTGAAATTAATATATTTTTTAATTCCTTATTTAAAATAATTGGTGTTTTTTCAGTATAACCTATATTAATTTTACTCATCACAAAATTTTGATCATTATTTAAAGTTTTAATGATTGCTTCTTTAACTGCTCATCTGCCTGCAACAAATTCAATCTTAGATTTTTTTGACAATATTGTTTGTAACTTATCAAGTTCAGAACTTGATAAAACTTTATTTAAAAAACTTTGTCTTAAATTAACTCTTTTATTTTCAACAATATCAATTCCAATTTTTTCTATCATACTTTATCCTTTATTTTATTTAATTTTATCAATTTATGGCAAATAAAAAAACCTCACGCTAACATTTGTGAGGTTTTCAATTAGTTTATTGATACTTTTACATTAAAATCATTAATTTGTTTGTATTCAATCTGTGCTGCATCTAGCATTTTCTTAGACGCCTTAACTTCGTTTGAATCTTTGTATTTATCTTCAAGATAAAATACTTTTTTAATACCTGCTTGAATAATGATTTTAGTACATTCATTACATGGGAATAATGTTACATAAACATCACAATCTGTTAAATTAGTTCTGGCACTCACAATAGCATTTAACTCGGCATGAGCTACATATGGGTATTTAGTATCAATTCATTCTCCTTCTCTTGATCAAGGGAATTTATCATCATCTACACCTCTAGGAAAACCATTATAACCAGTAGATATTATTTGATTTAAATTGTTTACAAGAATAGCACCAACCTGAGTTGAAGGATCTTTACTTCTCATTGCACAAACTTTTGCAACTGTCATAAAGAATTGTTCTCAGCTTAAAAAATCCTCTCTTTTCATTATAATTTCATTCCTAAACTAAAACTTGAAATCGAATCAAATATAGATGCAATATTGTTTACAGTTACTGGAGTAGATTGCATAGGGAAATTATCATTTCAAAATCCTTGTTCAAATCTTCCAATTCATCCAATTTTTGCAATAATTTGGTTATAATGATCAAAATTACCACCAATATTATTTTTTGCATAAAATTGTAAAGCAGTAATAACATTATAGTTATATGCTGGGGCATTTTTAAGAGTTACAACAAATACTATTCCTACAACTATGAAAATAATTAAGAATAAAATTAATATATTTTCTCTTCATGTTCATTCCTTAACTGGTTTTTTAACCAATCCAGCAAAAATAGAACCAAAGATAATACCTGACATTAACACTGAGAATGAACTTAATTGATCTTGACTATTAAAAATAGCTAAGATAATTAAAATTATTGGTCAAATAACTTTAACTTTACCAAATCTTGCAATTGGAGATGTTTCTCCTGAAATATTCATTGATAATATACCAACCATGATTCCTATAATTGGTAGAGAACCAGAAGTTATTGTATATGGAAGTGTAGCTGAAACTACAAATCCAAGTGTTATATATGCTAAAACAAATGAAATAGCTAACTTTCAAACATTACCGATAATAATTTCAGTA
This is a stretch of genomic DNA from Mesoplasma coleopterae. It encodes these proteins:
- the rpmG gene encoding 50S ribosomal protein L33 — translated: MREKYILRCTECKNENYIGKNDKKKEKIEVKKFCSNCNKHELHKQKK
- a CDS encoding lipoprotein; this translates as MKKLIALLGAFTLTASSASLVVACGNTAIPAYDNFAKLANATKPTLNDEGSIEQKGSTLVYYIGAQDNLSSLSFEYALKESVNLEQSASLDEAFDKLNESNASSTNTFGGKFKGIGEALGTNNTNGTDALNLVETNVTYNKKKDLWYFENQTELNTFSYTATGTKIELHGTTVDTVGDLWTDKATKKILNDWIKPSIARMVYANIDKHNQSWDKTKDKAEIKKVNEEINSRVDAIKNSKGPLFLIIRNGEFVGYLEGFEAYQQVRKDGDNPDLGESNYQQNDLINNFINGVQTIVHSKDIMTETYKSGNTNYNLNSRASQWNWKHWDNWVIRDSKSSSGSGSESGSESGSESYSYNLNKY
- a CDS encoding lysophospholipid acyltransferase family protein; this translates as MTKEKEIIKTETKKPVAKKSTSTNKTTTAKKTTAKKTTAKKTNVKKVEVKENKTKAVETVQVFETKTSQEPKVKKEKNSKKKKEKLKLNFWKMTYMWFPMWNMMRKAKKISKKNIKSPGYFSEEYCYNFVKKAAKRILYVSDITVKCEGIENWLDRGVILAPNHQSNFDPVALVALNNFYLQQPLAFIAKKELWEDKKFGRFVRLMDCIPLDRKNPRSALEAFKEGKELVVDFRRSLAIFPEGTRSHSQEVGEFQPAALKVAQMANAPVVPVTIINSYQVFSKNRPKHIEIKVVFGKPIMPLKHISLKTEDLTKNTRKVVIENMEKWADKEMLLDHKIINKINLKNREDFKKTGKTKAKKAKDKKKIKDIFKVVD
- a CDS encoding dihydrofolate reductase encodes the protein MIKMIWAQTKDGVIGKDNSLPWSIKEEMQHFRNTTLNQNVLMGSKTFESMNFKGLPNRINYVLTRDTNKYKHLEKDNLIFINNREEIIGKFKGMESKDIYIIGGSQIYELFFDDCDEIIRSVIKNHFEGNIHIKNFNYDNFDKINIVEKEHFYVEYMSRRK
- a CDS encoding holo-ACP synthase, with protein sequence MIEKIGIDIVENKRVNLRQSFLNKVLSSSELDKLQTILSKKSKIEFVAGRWAVKEAIIKTLNNDQNFVMSKINIGYTEKTPIILNKELKNILISISHEKKYSVGMAVKQND
- a CDS encoding deoxycytidylate deaminase encodes the protein MKREDFLSWEQFFMTVAKVCAMRSKDPSTQVGAILVNNLNQIISTGYNGFPRGVDDDKFPWSREGEWIDTKYPYVAHAELNAIVSARTNLTDCDVYVTLFPCNECTKIIIQAGIKKVFYLEDKYKDSNEVKASKKMLDAAQIEYKQINDFNVKVSIN